Proteins from one Trichoplusia ni isolate ovarian cell line Hi5 chromosome 9, tn1, whole genome shotgun sequence genomic window:
- the LOC113497603 gene encoding histidine-rich glycoprotein-like, which translates to MRTALLLSCAALALVALAQARDLREKRDSDLEAAATGHHHEKGGGKEHHSHHHHEHGGKGHKGYKGHHHHEHGKKGHHHHEGHKGHHDEKGGHKKHHHHDEGHHHEHHHGEKGEKGHGFEEKGHFHKGHSTKGHHGVHKLDEFKKNKHFHHKHGESGFEEGHGGHHHEHGHKKGGHFHKGHKHGGHHEHHHGKKGHHEKGGHHHEHKGHHDEGSHHEHHHHHHDHGKKGEHEDHKHWGFKKGH; encoded by the coding sequence ATGAGGACCGCGCTCCTGCTGAGCTGTGCGGCGCTGGCGCTGGTGGCGCTGGCGCAGGCGCGAGACCTGCGCGAGAAGCGCGACTCCGACTTGGAGGCCGCCGCCACCGGACATCACCACGAGAAGGGAGGCGGCAAGGAGCACCATAGCCACCACCACCACGAACACGGTGGCAAAGGACACAAAGGATACAAGGGTCATCACCACCATGAGCATGGCAAGAAGGGTCACCACCACCACGAGGGACACAAGGGACACCACGACGAGAAAGGTGGACACAAAAAGCACCATCACCACGATGAAGGCCATCACCACGAACATCATCACGGTGAAAAGGGTGAAAAAGGACACGGCTTTGAAGAAAAGGGACACTTCCATAAAGGTCATTCCACTAAGGGGCATCATGGTGTCCATAAGCTAGACGAattcaagaaaaacaaacacttcCACCACAAGCACGGTGAAAGTGGGTTCGAAGAAGGTCATGGCGGCCACCACCATGAGCATGGACACAAGAAGGGCGGTCACTTCCACAAGGGACACAAACATGGCGGACACCACGAACACCACCACGGCAAGAAGGGTCATCATGAGAAGGGAGGCCACCACCATGAACACAAGGGCCACCACGATGAGGGTAGTCACCACGagcaccaccaccaccaccatgACCATGGCAAGAAGGGCGAACATGAAGACCACAAGCACTGGGGCTTCAAGAAAGGGCATTAA
- the LOC113497702 gene encoding histidine-rich glycoprotein-like, whose amino-acid sequence MRRSLLVACGLLAIAALSSAREIREKRAADLEAAASGHHWDKGGGHEHHGHHHHDHGGEHHKGHKGHHEHHHGKHGHHHHEGHKGHHGEHGGHKKHHHHDEGYHHHHHHGEKGDHGHGHEEHGHWHKGHDTKGHHGVEKHDEFKKDKHFHDHHGEKGHHEHHGGHHHEGGYKKGGHFHKGHKHGGHHEHHHGKKGHHEEGGHHHHHKGHHGEGGHHEHWHDHHDHGKKGGHEDHKHWSHKKGH is encoded by the coding sequence ATGAGAAGAAGCCTTCTGGTGGCGTGTGGGCTTCTGGCCATCGCAGCGCTCAGCTCTGCCAGAGAAATCCGGGAGAAACGCGCAGCCGACCTCGAGGCCGCCGCCTCCGGTCACCACTGGGACAAGGGAGGCGGCCACGAGCACCACGGACACCACCACCATGACCATGGTGGCGAACACCACAAAGGACACAAGGGACATCATGAACACCACCATGGTAAACATGGACACCACCACCACGAGGGACACAAAGGCCATCACGGCGAACATGGTGGACACAAGAAACACCATCACCATGACGAGGGCtaccatcatcatcaccatcacgGTGAGAAGGGAGACCACGGGCACGGACACGAGGAGCACGGACACTGGCACAAGGGCCACGACACTAAGGGACACCACGGAGTCGAGAAACACGACGAGTTCAAGAAGGACAAGCACTTCCACGACCACCACGGAGAGAAGGGCCACCACGAACACCACGGCGGGCACCACCACGAGGGCGGCTACAAGAAGGGCGGTCACTTCCACAAGGGACACAAGCATGGCGGACACCACGAACACCACCATGGCAAGAAGGGACATCATGAGGAAGGTGGACACCACCACCACCACAAGGGCCATCATGGTGAGGGAGGTCACCACGAGCACTGGCATGACCATCATGACCACGGCAAGAAGGGAGGACACGAGGACCACAAGCACTGGAGCCATAAGAAGGGCCATTAA